Proteins from a genomic interval of Denticeps clupeoides chromosome 20, fDenClu1.1, whole genome shotgun sequence:
- the tdp2b gene encoding tyrosyl-DNA phosphodiesterase 2, with protein MATEGSAALEDTRLGLCDEFAVITGSDDAVGQCYLAENDWDMERALNAFFEAHMDSEFDDEDSLRVKDDKDLKRKLEEPGKMDNAETNNKKLKTSETVCIDLTEEEPACSSSSKAEAQEDQDQDKKLSLISWNVDGLDTLSLTERARGLCSYLALYNPDVVFLQELIPCYVQYLKKRAVSYTVIEGNEEGYFTGLMLKKSRVTLIKSEIVAYPMTQMMRNLLVAQVNFAGQQIYLMTSHLESCKNQSVERMNQLRMVLKKISEVPDNAAVIFGGDTNLRDEEVARVGGLPAGVCDIWESLGKPEHCRYTWDTRANSNKSVSYVSRCRFDRIFLRPAKVGPKMLPEHMTLVGQEKLDCGRYTSDHWGIYCGFTTQTS; from the exons ATGGCCACGGAAGGCTCGGCCGCGTTGGAGGACACGAGGCTGGGCCTCTGCGACGAGTTCGCGGTGATCACGGGCTCGGACGACGCCGTGGGTCAGTGCTACCTGGCTGAAAACGACTGGGACATGGAG AGAGCCCTGAATGCATTTTTCGAGGCACACATGGACTCTGAGTTTGATGACGAAGACTCACTACGAGTGAAAGATGACAAAGACCTAAAGAGGAAGTTAGAGGAACCGGGAAAGATGGACAATGCAGAGACAAATAACAAGAAATTAAAGACCAGTGAAACTGTTTG TATAGATCTGACTGAGGAGGAGCCTGCATGCTCCAGCAGTTCCAAGGCGGAAGCTCAAGAGGACCAGGATCAGGACAAGAAGTTGTCCCTGATCTCCTGGAACGTGGACGGCCTGGACACCTTGAGCCTTACAGAACGTGCCCGTGGCTTGTGCTCCTACTTGGCTCT GTACAACCCGGATGTGGTTTTCCTCCAGGAGCTTATTCCGTGTTACGTCCAGTACCTGAAGAAGCGGGCCGTCAGCTACACCGTTATTGAAG GGAATGAAGAAGGATACTTCACTGGCCTGATGCTGAAAAAGTCAAGGGTGACGCTCATAAAGAGTGAAATCGTTGCTTATCCAATGACCCAGATGATGAGAAACCTCCTCGTTGCTCAG GTGAATTTTGCAGGCCAGCAGATCTATCTGATGACGTCTCACTTGGAAAGTTGCAAGAACCAATCAGTGGAGCGGATGAACCAACTCAGGATGGTGCTGAAGAAAATCTCGGAGGTCCCGGACAACGCCGCGGTCATTTTTGGTGGCGACACAAATTTGAGGGACGAGGAG GTTGCCAGAGTCGGAGGGCTGCCGGCCGGTGTCTGTGACATCTGGGAAAGCCTCGGGAAGCCAGAGCACTGCAGGTACACCTGGGACACAAGGGCCAACAGCAACAAGAGCGTCTCGTACGTCAGCCGCTGCCGCTTTGACCGCATCTTCCTGCGACCGGCGAAGGTGGGGCCCAAAATGCTCCCTGAACACATGACCCTGGTGGGTCAGGAGAAACTGGACTGTGGACGTTACACCAGTGACCACTGGGGCATCTACTGTGGCTTCACTACACAGACATCTTGA
- the tmem64 gene encoding transmembrane protein 64, giving the protein MWSPAAASAQLVLKAAKHAAGKGRVQLSRWLQRTAADATDGDRADDKPDAALEGSGEPGAAFAADFRHPCCASTCCFKSAVLACVLTAVCFSSVALVRQHLRDLLLWVESLDSLAGALLFVVGLIAVSFPCGWGYIVLNVAAGYLYGFVLGMGLVMVGVLIGTFVAHVVCKRLLTSWVAGKVGSSERLSAIIRVVEGASGLKIVALARLTPIPFGLQNAVFSITDVSLPNYLVASSVGLLPTQLLNSYLGTTLRTMEDVIAEQSVSGYVVFSLQIIISIGLMFYVVHRAQVELNAAIVACQMELKSSYMNGGPANHGGPMYKRASASGGVNVV; this is encoded by the exons ATGTGGAGCCCCGCGGCGGCGTCCGCGCAGCTCGTCCTGAAAGCCGCGAAGCACGCCGCGGGCAAGGGGCGCGTCCAGCTCAGCCGCTGGCTGCAGAGGACGGCGGCCGACGCCACGGACGGAGACCGGGCGGACGACAAGCCGGACGCCGCGCTGGAGGGCTCCGGCGAGCCCGGCGCCGCCTTCGCCGCGGACTTCAGGCACCCGTGCTGCGCCTCCACCTGTTGCTTCAAAAGTGCCGTGCTGGCGTGCGTCCTGACCGCGGTGTGCTTCTCGTCCGTGGCCCTGGTGCGCCAGCACCTCCGCGACCTCCTGCTCTGGGTGGAGAGCCTGGACAGCCTGGCCGGAGCCCTGCTCTTCGTGGTCGGCCTCATCGCCGTGTCCTTCCCCTGCGGCTGGGGCTACATCGTCCTGAACGTCGCCGCCGGCTACCTGTACGGCTTCGTGCTGGGCATGGGGCTGGTGATGGTCGGCGTCCTGATCGGGACCTTCGTCGCCCACGTGGTCTGCAAGCGGCTGCTGACGAGCTGGGTCGCCGGCAAGGTCGGCAGCAGCGAGCGGCTGAGCGCGATCATCCGCGTGGTGGAGGGGGCGAGCGGACTCAAAATTGTGGCCTTAGCGAGACTCACACCCATACCGTTCGGACTCCAGAACGCCGTGTTTTCG ATCACAGACGTGTCTTTACCAAACTATCTGGTGGCTTCGTCCGTGGGGCTGTTGCCCACCCAGCTCCTCAACTCCTACCTGGGCACCACGCTACGCACCATGGAGGATGTCATCGCCGAGCAGAGCGTCAGCGGCTATGTAGTCTTCAGCCTGCAG ATCATCATCAGTATAGGCCTGATGTTCTACGTGGTGCACCGCGCGCAGGTGGAGCTGAACGCTGCCATCGTGGCCTGTCAGATGGAGCTGAAGTCATCCTACATGAACGGCGGGCCAGCCAATCACGGCGGCCCCATGTACAAGAGGGCGTCGGCCAGCGGGGGGGTCAACGTGGTGTGA
- the necab1 gene encoding N-terminal EF-hand calcium-binding protein 1 isoform X3, with protein sequence MPGQRPPHSSVTETFTSQNQKRLLRSEDAVARRALPETPDTPLALARRTRAAADAAVPGTMDCTDEASTPMELKKGMSIFLDILRRADKNDDGKLSLDEFKAYFSDGVLSGDELKELFHTIDTHNTDNVDTDELCEYFSQHLGEYENVLAALEDLNISILKAMDKTKKEYQESTHLEQFVTRFLLKETTSQLQSLQSSLECAMETTAEQTRQERQGPVKPEALSIQWSGRRSNRRLQRNNSLSPNSPLLSIVNSGLYEEDNQWAIQINRLQKLIDRLEKKELRLEPMEEEVLDGATKSHILIVQRQLTILEEELEEFRLALRQYIDCASAQTGCLHITVQRLSNESRFMLYEFWEHSNMWKKSYVGAATRDEQRLKKYLSSLCG encoded by the exons ATGCCCGGACAACGTCCACCACACTCCTCTGTCACAGAGACGTTTACGAGCCAAAACCAGAAACGCCTCCTCAGGTCCGAAGACGCGGTGGCGCGCCGCGCGCTCCCGGAGACGCCAGACACGCCGCTCGCGCTGGCCAGACGCACACGAGCCGCCGCAGACGCAGCTGTCCCGGGGACCATGGACTGCACGGACGAGGCCAGCACTCCGATGGAGCTGAAGAAGGGGATGTCCATCTTCCTGGAC ATACTCAGGAGGGCAGATAAAAATG ATGACGGAAAGTTGTCCCTCGACGAGTTTAAGGCCTACTTCTCAGACGGAGTCCTGTCAGGAGACGAACTCAAGGAGCTCTTCCACACCATCGATACCCACAACACAGA CAACGTGGACACTGATGAACTATGCG agTATTTCTCTCAGCACCTCGGGGAGTACGAGAACGTTCTCGCTGCCTTGGAGGACCTGAACATCTCAATACTGAAAGCCATGGACAAGACTAAGAAG GAGTACCAGGAGTCCACGCATCTGGAGCAATTTGTGACACGCTTCCTGCTGAAGGAGACCACCAGCCAGCTGCAGTCCCTTCAGAGCTCCCTGGAGTGTGCCATGGAGACCACAGCCGAGCAGACCCGTCAGGAGAG ACAAGGGCCCGTGAAGCCGGAGGCGCTGTCGATTCAGTGGTCAGGAAGACGCTCCAATCGAAGACTTCAAAGGAATAACAGCCTGTCTCCCAACAGCCCGCTGCTCAGCATCGTCAATTCAG GTCTGTATGAGGAGGACAACCAGTGGGCGATCCAGATCAACAGGCTTCAGAAGCTCATCGACCGCCTGGAGAAGAAG GAGCTTCGCCTGGAGCCGATGGAAGAGGAGGTCTTGGATGGCGCCACCAAATCA cACATCCTGATCGTGCAGAGGCAGCTGACCATTCTGGAGGAGGAACTGGAAGAATTCCGTCTGGCTCTCAGGCAGTACATCGACTGTGCCAGCGCCCAGACGGGCTGCCTTCA CATTACGGTTCAGAGGCTTTCAAATGAATCTCGCTTCATGCTGTACGAGTTCTGGGAACACAGCAACATGTGGAAGAA ATCTTATGTGGGGGCAGCAACACGAGATGAGCAGAGATTGAAGAAGTATCTGAGCAGCCTGTGTGGATAA
- the necab1 gene encoding N-terminal EF-hand calcium-binding protein 1 isoform X1 — MPGQRPPHSSVTETFTSQNQKRLLRSEDAVARRALPETPDTPLALARRTRAAADAAVPGTMDCTDEASTPMELKKGMSIFLDILRRADKNDDGKLSLDEFKAYFSDGVLSGDELKELFHTIDTHNTDNVDTDELCEYFSQHLGEYENVLAALEDLNISILKAMDKTKKEYQESTHLEQFVTRFLLKETTSQLQSLQSSLECAMETTAEQTRQERQGPVKPEALSIQWSGRRSNRRLQRNNSLSPNSPLLSIVNSGLYEEDNQWAIQINRLQKLIDRLEKKELRLEPMEEEVLDGATKSHILIVQRQLTILEEELEEFRLALRQYIDCASAQTGCLHITVQRLSNESRFMLYEFWEHSNMWKNHLQTNYSKTFQRGNVDFLETPEIITTMLVPASWWVLNNN, encoded by the exons ATGCCCGGACAACGTCCACCACACTCCTCTGTCACAGAGACGTTTACGAGCCAAAACCAGAAACGCCTCCTCAGGTCCGAAGACGCGGTGGCGCGCCGCGCGCTCCCGGAGACGCCAGACACGCCGCTCGCGCTGGCCAGACGCACACGAGCCGCCGCAGACGCAGCTGTCCCGGGGACCATGGACTGCACGGACGAGGCCAGCACTCCGATGGAGCTGAAGAAGGGGATGTCCATCTTCCTGGAC ATACTCAGGAGGGCAGATAAAAATG ATGACGGAAAGTTGTCCCTCGACGAGTTTAAGGCCTACTTCTCAGACGGAGTCCTGTCAGGAGACGAACTCAAGGAGCTCTTCCACACCATCGATACCCACAACACAGA CAACGTGGACACTGATGAACTATGCG agTATTTCTCTCAGCACCTCGGGGAGTACGAGAACGTTCTCGCTGCCTTGGAGGACCTGAACATCTCAATACTGAAAGCCATGGACAAGACTAAGAAG GAGTACCAGGAGTCCACGCATCTGGAGCAATTTGTGACACGCTTCCTGCTGAAGGAGACCACCAGCCAGCTGCAGTCCCTTCAGAGCTCCCTGGAGTGTGCCATGGAGACCACAGCCGAGCAGACCCGTCAGGAGAG ACAAGGGCCCGTGAAGCCGGAGGCGCTGTCGATTCAGTGGTCAGGAAGACGCTCCAATCGAAGACTTCAAAGGAATAACAGCCTGTCTCCCAACAGCCCGCTGCTCAGCATCGTCAATTCAG GTCTGTATGAGGAGGACAACCAGTGGGCGATCCAGATCAACAGGCTTCAGAAGCTCATCGACCGCCTGGAGAAGAAG GAGCTTCGCCTGGAGCCGATGGAAGAGGAGGTCTTGGATGGCGCCACCAAATCA cACATCCTGATCGTGCAGAGGCAGCTGACCATTCTGGAGGAGGAACTGGAAGAATTCCGTCTGGCTCTCAGGCAGTACATCGACTGTGCCAGCGCCCAGACGGGCTGCCTTCA CATTACGGTTCAGAGGCTTTCAAATGAATCTCGCTTCATGCTGTACGAGTTCTGGGAACACAGCAACATGTGGAAGAA TCACCTTCAGACCAACTACAGTAAGACCTTTCAGAGGGGCAATGTGGACTTTCTGGAGACCCCTGAGATCATCACCACAATGCTGGTGCCAG CATCATGGTGGGTCCTGAACAACAACTGA
- the necab1 gene encoding N-terminal EF-hand calcium-binding protein 1 isoform X2: protein MPGQRPPHSSVTETFTSQNQKRLLRSEDAVARRALPETPDTPLALARRTRAAADAAVPGTMDCTDEASTPMELKKGMSIFLDILRRADKNDGKLSLDEFKAYFSDGVLSGDELKELFHTIDTHNTDNVDTDELCEYFSQHLGEYENVLAALEDLNISILKAMDKTKKEYQESTHLEQFVTRFLLKETTSQLQSLQSSLECAMETTAEQTRQERQGPVKPEALSIQWSGRRSNRRLQRNNSLSPNSPLLSIVNSGLYEEDNQWAIQINRLQKLIDRLEKKELRLEPMEEEVLDGATKSHILIVQRQLTILEEELEEFRLALRQYIDCASAQTGCLHITVQRLSNESRFMLYEFWEHSNMWKNHLQTNYSKTFQRGNVDFLETPEIITTMLVPASWWVLNNN from the exons ATGCCCGGACAACGTCCACCACACTCCTCTGTCACAGAGACGTTTACGAGCCAAAACCAGAAACGCCTCCTCAGGTCCGAAGACGCGGTGGCGCGCCGCGCGCTCCCGGAGACGCCAGACACGCCGCTCGCGCTGGCCAGACGCACACGAGCCGCCGCAGACGCAGCTGTCCCGGGGACCATGGACTGCACGGACGAGGCCAGCACTCCGATGGAGCTGAAGAAGGGGATGTCCATCTTCCTGGAC ATACTCAGGAGGGCAGATAAAAATG ACGGAAAGTTGTCCCTCGACGAGTTTAAGGCCTACTTCTCAGACGGAGTCCTGTCAGGAGACGAACTCAAGGAGCTCTTCCACACCATCGATACCCACAACACAGA CAACGTGGACACTGATGAACTATGCG agTATTTCTCTCAGCACCTCGGGGAGTACGAGAACGTTCTCGCTGCCTTGGAGGACCTGAACATCTCAATACTGAAAGCCATGGACAAGACTAAGAAG GAGTACCAGGAGTCCACGCATCTGGAGCAATTTGTGACACGCTTCCTGCTGAAGGAGACCACCAGCCAGCTGCAGTCCCTTCAGAGCTCCCTGGAGTGTGCCATGGAGACCACAGCCGAGCAGACCCGTCAGGAGAG ACAAGGGCCCGTGAAGCCGGAGGCGCTGTCGATTCAGTGGTCAGGAAGACGCTCCAATCGAAGACTTCAAAGGAATAACAGCCTGTCTCCCAACAGCCCGCTGCTCAGCATCGTCAATTCAG GTCTGTATGAGGAGGACAACCAGTGGGCGATCCAGATCAACAGGCTTCAGAAGCTCATCGACCGCCTGGAGAAGAAG GAGCTTCGCCTGGAGCCGATGGAAGAGGAGGTCTTGGATGGCGCCACCAAATCA cACATCCTGATCGTGCAGAGGCAGCTGACCATTCTGGAGGAGGAACTGGAAGAATTCCGTCTGGCTCTCAGGCAGTACATCGACTGTGCCAGCGCCCAGACGGGCTGCCTTCA CATTACGGTTCAGAGGCTTTCAAATGAATCTCGCTTCATGCTGTACGAGTTCTGGGAACACAGCAACATGTGGAAGAA TCACCTTCAGACCAACTACAGTAAGACCTTTCAGAGGGGCAATGTGGACTTTCTGGAGACCCCTGAGATCATCACCACAATGCTGGTGCCAG CATCATGGTGGGTCCTGAACAACAACTGA